TTGcaccagaggacacacacaggagagaggCCCTTTCAATGCGACATATGTGCCAACGGGTTCATACAGCTTTCAGATCTGCGGGTTCACGAGCAGATCCACACTGGCGAAAAGCCCTACAGCTGTGATCTCTGCCTCGAGAAGTTCACCCACGACTCCACGCTGCGTGCTCACAAGAGGACCCACACCCAGGAGAAGCCTTTCCGCTGTGAGCACTGTGACAGAGCTTTCAGCCACCGAGGGAACCTCAGTGTTCACCGACGCACCCACTCTAGGCTCAAGCCCTACGTGTGCCCCGAGTGTCACAGTGCCTTCCGTCAGCTTGAGACTTTCAAAGGCGACTGGAAAATGCATTCCAAATGAGTCACCCAGGACCCCACCATCAGGTCCAAGTGCCGTCTGCTCCGAGAAGGAAATTCTGGATTATTTGTCACTTATGTGATACAATGAAAGGGTGACATGTGAAGAACTTACGATCATACAGGAACCCATGGGGTTCCATTCACATGAATTAGGTGAATATTGAGTGGTGACTTATCTTTCCCTTCAGAATTCGTTTTCTACTTTAGTgtagcctgtgttttcttctttcagtgaATGCAGGTCTCATTAGTTTTCTTCTTCGTGAAACTGAGGTGACTGCTGATTGTCCCCCCATTAGGGAAGATTTCATCATAAAGTAGGATGCTCCTAGCAGAGTGTCCAGATGAAAAAGAGGATCACcagtgaaatttaaatttcaaataaactgaGACATTTCTGTCAAATAAGTGTCCTGTGTATTTTGgcttccaagatttttttttctttattttattttttaactttactatcTTGTGTtgtttttgccatgtatcaacatgaatctgcccaggtatacacatgttccccaacgtgaaccctcctccctcctccctccctgtatcatccctctgggtcatcccagtgcaccagcccaaagcatCCACTATCGTGCGTCGAACTcggactggagactcgtttcatatatgatattagacatgtttcaatgccattctcccaaatcatcgcaCCCTATCCCCAAGATTTTTTATATGGAGTAGATGATAGCTGCGGTTTGTTACATGGCCATTATTATGTGGAGATATCATCCCTctgtaaggcttccccagtgactcagtagtaaacaatccacctgcaccatacaagacccaggttccatcccgtcatcaggaagatcccctggagaagggaatggtaacccactccagtatgttgcctggagaatcccatggacagaggagcctggcaggctatggtctgttgggttgcaaagaatcggacatgactgaagcgactgagcacccacGCGAGCATTTAAAGTAACTGTATTCCTCTGGAATTATGAACTGTTAGGTAATGTGATATTAATGCCCTTTTGAACACTGGGATTCTAGGGTGTCTCTGCTTGAAAAGATTCTTCAAGGTAGCACTCTTTCATCCCACCTGGCTCTCCTCCAGCAGAAATGAAGAGAGGTCATTTGGAGCAGAATGGAGATCATAAagtatttcttttcaaagaatcagcgtTTTCTTCTATTAATTAGCCTGGGAATTAGTTGGGGGCGGCAAACTCAAGGATGATATTGTAATAGATATTGGTGTCTGGCTGCTCGCACTTAAAAGCCAATACAGAGGCCAGGTTGGGGGAAAGGAAAGTtagctttattttggatgccagaaactgttgaaagtgaaagtgtatttGCTTAGTCaagtccaacgctttgcaaccccatggactgtagcctatcaggctcccccgtccatggcattttctgggcaagagtactggactgggttgccatttccttctgcaacaACTGTGGAGGGCGGggcactgtggccactgctgttttccaaacttgctgacttattgagtgcaacactttcacagcatcatgtctgaggatttgaaatagctcaactggaattccatcacctccactagctttgttcatagtgattcttcctagggcccacttgacttcacattccaggctgtctggctctaggtgagtgatcacccctttgggattatctgggtcgtgaagatcttttttgtatagttctgtatattcttgccacctcttcttaatatcttctgcttctcttgggtccatactatttctgtcctttattgtgcccatcctcgcatgaaatcttcccttggcaAATCCAAATCCTTTCTCACACCCGTGGAGTGCACCGCTCCTCACACTCTCTACCTTCTCCTCCACTTCCCAGCCACCTTGCACATGTGACCACCCCAAGCCCAACTGTCTTTGCAGTCTGGCTTGTAGGGTTTTCCTCCGCTGTCTGGAAAGTCCTTCCCCTGATACCCTCAGGCTGTCTTCCCATCTCCACACAATCAGTGGTTCTATGAGACGGACAGGCCTGGCTGTTGCTTTATCACCCGCCATCTCACTCCCTCACCACGTTTCCTCAATAGCAGTTTCTCAGCCTcggtatgtattttatttttaactccatttattttcggctgtgctgggtctttggtgctgcTCGGGGCACAGGGCTCCTCTCCAGTCACCGGGCACAGGCCTCTCACTGCAGTGACCTCTCTTGTGCGGAGCCCGGGCTCTCGGGgctctgggcttcagtagtggcggCTCCCAGGCTCGGTGGTTGTGTCGCACGGCCTTAGTTGCTCCTGAGCCCTGGGACCTTCTCGGGTCAGGGATGGCACTTGTGTCCTTTCATTGGCAGGCACAGCCTTTATCTCCGAGCCCCAGGGGAAGCCCTATTATTCACTTTTCTTAATTAGTACTTAACTGCGTCTATGTTTTGAAGTCTTATTCATATTTCATCGTATTAATTTCTTGTGTTGATTCCTCGATAATGGTTCTAATACCCCTGTTTCTGAAGGGACCCAATCTTTATATTCTATATTGCTTCTTTGAATTAGTTGCCTCCATCTTGGGCCTGTAAGGTAAAATCCTTTAAGacagaaggaggcgacagaggatgagatggttggatggcatcaccgactcaatgggcacgagtttgagcaaactcctgggagatagtgaaggacagggaagcctggagtgctgcagtgcatagagttgcaaagtaaaagaaagtgaagtggctctttgtgaccccatggactgtagcctaccagattcctccgtccatgggattctccaggcaagaatactgcagtgggttgccattccattctttcagggatcttcccactgagggagcaaacccacgtctcctgcattggcaggtggattctttaccactgagcctcctgggaaaccatgagagaagctgccacaattctgagaattgacccaagaaatgaaaacaaatggaccctggaactgaaggttAACTGTATTTACAACAATAAAGATGACACTGATTAGACCAGTGATAACCAGTTTCAAGATGATTGTCAGacctgactgtgctgtttctgcctgTAGCCCCTTCCCTCCATCTATAAAAGCTGTTGCTCATTAATTGtccggggtgggaggtggggggagtcaGCCATTGGCCAGATGTCTGCCCTGCCTCCAcagttgttggagaaggaaaaagcaacccagtccagtactcttgcctagaaaataccatCAACTGAGgaacatggtaggctacagtccacggggtcgcaaagagttggacatgactgagcgacttcactttcactttcaacagttGCTGGCATCCAGAATAAAGCTAACTTTCCTTTCCCCCAACCTGGCCTCTGTATTGGCTTTTAATTGCGAGCAGCCAGACACCAATATCTATTAAAACGTCATCGTTGAGTTTGCTGCCCCCAACAAATTCCCAGGCtaattaatagaagaaaatgctgattctttgaaaagaaatactTCATGATCTCCATTCTGCTCCAAATGAGCTCTCTTCCTTTCTGCTGGAGGAGAGCCAGGTGGGATGAAAGAGTGCTACCTTGAAGAATCTTTTCAAGCTGAGACACCGTAGAATCCCAGTGTTCAAAAGGGCATTAATACTACATTACCTAACAGTTCATAATTCCAAAAGAATACAGTTACTTTAAATGCTCTCGTGGGTGCTCagtcggttcagtcatgtccgattctttgcaacccaacagaccatagcctgccaggctcctctgtccatgggattctccaggcaagaatactggagtgggttgccattccctactccaggggatcttcctgatgaagggatggaacctgggtcttctatGGTGCAGGTGGATTGATTAtcgctgagtcactggggaagccttacagAGGGACGATATTTCCACATAATAATTGCCATGTAACAAACCGAAGCTATCATCTACTCCATATAAAAAATCTTGGGaatagggtgggatgatttgcgagaatggcattgaaacatatataatatcatatatgaaacgagttgccagtccaggttcaatgaacCATAGTCGATGTTTtgcgctggtgcactgggacgacccagagggatggtacagggagggaggagggaagagggttcacgttggggaacatgtgtatacctgtggcagattcatgttgatacatggcaaaaacaACACAAGAtagtaaagggaaaaaataaaataaagaaaaaaaaaatcatggaagcCGAAATACACAGGACACTTATTTGACAGAAATgtctttgtttatttgaaatttaaatttcactgGTGATCCTCTTTTTCATCTGGACACTCTGCTAGGAGCATCCTATTTTACGATGAAATGTTCCCTAATGGGGGGACAATCAGCAGTCACCTCAGTTTCATGAAGAAGAAAACTAATGAGACCTGCATtcactgaaagaagaaaacacaggctacACTAAAGTAGAAAACGAATTCTGAAGGGAAAGATAAGTCACCACTCAATATTCACCTAATTCATGTGAATGGAACCCCATCGGGTTCCAGTATGATCGTAAGTTCTTCACATGTCACCCTTTCTTTGTATCACCTAAGTGACAAATAATCCAGAATTTCCTTCTCGGAGCAGACGGCACATGGACCTGATGGTGGGTACTGGGTGACTCATTTGGAATGGATTTTCCGGTGGCGTTTGAAAGTCCCCAGGTGACGAAAGGCACCGTGACACTCGGGGCACACGTAGGGCTTGAGCCCAGAGTGGATGCGTCGGTGAACCTTGAGGTTCCCTCGGTGGCTGAAAGCTCTGTCACAGTGCTCACAGCGGAAAGGCTTCTCCTGGGTGTGGGTCCTCTTGTGAGCGCGCAGTGTGGAGTCCTGGGTGAACTTCTTGAGGCAGAGATCACAGCTGTAGGGCTTTTCCCCAGTGTGGATCCGCTCGTGAACCTGTAGATCTGAAGGCTGTACGAACCCTTTGGCACAGATGTCGCATTGAAAGGGcctctctcctgtgtgtgtcctctggtgCAAGATAAGCTGAGATTGATAAGGAAAGCTTTTTTTGCACATCCTGCATTCAGAGGGTGCCCGTCCCGGGGTTTCTGCTCCCTCAGGAAGACTGGTGGGTCCCACGGTGCCAGATGAACCAACGGAATGGGACCCAAGCTGTCCTGAGAACTCTCCTTGGTCCAAACACATGGCTGCTTCTTGACGCACGTCTTGGCAAGTCGGACTGCTGTCCCGCTTCCTTTTCATATGTCTGCGATTTTTTAGAGGACCTCGTCTGGATCCCCTCGTAGTGGAAACGTCTCCCTCTGGAACACAGGAAGAAAGGGTTCAGGAGCCACATTTTAAATACCACTTTCTTCTTGAGGATTCTTCTGTCTCCCTATGCTCCCAGAATTCGCTGAATGAAATTCAGCACCACATTTAACATGGAGCATTTTCTGTGCTGCCGGCCTCACTGGAACCCTGATGTTGGCTGAGAAGTTCCCATCAAGCAACCAAGCTAAGAGCTTGGACTGTGGGACACTGGAACATTGATGATGGAGAAGGTTGGCACTGGACAATGatctccacccacccatccaagGATGGTGATGCTGGCTTCCCAGCCTCATGCCACCACAGGAGGGAGTCACTAACTCTGCTGGATTCCACGGTTTTGAGTACTCACCAGGACCCTTCAGAAGTTGAGGTGCTTCAGATTGAAGGGTTTTTGTCTCTCCCCTGACTTCCAACAGGTCCTCCTCCAAGTTCTCCCTGGGCGTCTGACCCTCCAGCTCACCTCTTTCAGGAACAGTCTCTGGCGGGAGAGCTCTCTCATCCTGACAAGGGACAAACAAGCAGAGTCAAAGCCATTTACCTTAGTCCATGGAAAACTCTTTCCTATTTCCCCATCTGCCTCGTATCTTGACCTTATACTCCAACTTTCTTCATGAAATTTTAGGGGATATGCCCTGACTTCTTCTGGTCCACCCCATCACCCTGATTGATAATCATCTCCTGATACTCAAGGCTGTCCTGGATCTATACAGACTGTATTTTGCAATCAAATCAGGACATCACAGTTGGCACTCTGACTTCTCTATGCATAGGTCTCTCCAAATCATACGCACTCCTTCCTGCCCCTGACTCTGGAAGTAAAGAACTCTAGGTCCAGCTCTCTTGACTCCATCACTGTTGGAGACTTTGCCTGGATTCATCTTTGTGATGGTGGTTACCCAGTACATAGGAAGATGacgtccagtattcttggtctctACTCCATGCAAGTCAATAGCATCCCCTGCCTATACCCAACCTTATTTGAACAAATCAACTGTCTTCCATTCATTCTTCAATgtctgaaagggaaagtgttggtcactcagtcgtgtgtgactcttgcaaacccatggactatagctgccagGTTCTtttgttgatgggattctccaggcaagaacattagagtgtgtagccattcccttctcaaggggatcttcctgacccagggatcgaacccaggtctcctgcgtcgTCAgtagattcttcactatctgagccaccagggaagcccaatgtctaCTGGGGGGCAAAATGAGTCCACTTTGGAGTCACTCCTTCAGTTGCAAGGAATGATCATATTCTGAAATATGACGTTCCCTTGGGCAAAGTGTCCTTGGGTACATCAGCTGTCAGTGCACTTCCCTGCAGAAAATTGAACTTAGCATCATATCAGGAAGACAGGattcccttctccccactcctAAGACTAGAAGCTTTCATAGCAGAGGGACAGAGATGGATTATCTTCATTCTCACACTGATTAGAAAAAATGCCTAGGAACTGAATGCATCCACGGGAATTCCTGGAAGCAATGGATCCATTCCTGTCCTTTGCCAAATCTCCCCATTACTCCAGCAGCCACACCCACCTCACTCTCTTCTATCTGCTTCCACGCTCTCACCTGCTCCCTAGATAGGTTCATGGCTCCAGGCAGATTCTGCAGCTCTTGGCTTCCCTCCTGGCCATCCTCTGGAGGTATGACCCTTGAGGAGGGTTGGGGCCCCCGGCACAGGTCTCTCTCATCGTCCATGTCACTGGCCTTGGCTTCAACCATCTCAATGTTGGGATCACGCACAAGATATTTCTGCCCTTGTATGCAGACTATAGTCTGTGAGGGGAGAAATCAATCAAGATTAGTCTCTATAAGACCTGGAATGTAGTTTTCAGGCATCCAATGGCATTGACAATAGAAGCTCCCGTTTGCTGTAAAAGATCTACATCCTTTGAGTTGAGACAGCAAAAAGTATCTCCCAGATGGCCCAACTGTGAACTTCTCTCACCTGTTTGGAAACCACTGATACAGAGCCAAACCCTCAGGTCCTATCTTGTGATCCCTGCAGCTTGCACGTGTCTCCTTGTCCCACACCCATCATTAAGGTTCTACTCACCCAGGTCTTGGGTTTCTGCTTATTTTTCAGCACGTCCTCCAGGTCTTTGCAACTCTGCACCCCACTTTCTTTGAGCAGGACCTGGCACTCCAGGGGCATGCAGATCATGAACTGCTCCAGCACCAGCCTGTCCATCATCTGCTCCTTGGTGTGAAGATCCGGCCTCAGCCACAGCTGGCAGAGTTCACGGAGTCTCCTCAGATCCTCAACAGGGTTGCACTCCTCTGAGCTGCTAAATGTTCTGAACCGGACGTGCCAGTTTTCCTGGTCACAATCTGAGTTTTCCATGAGTGTGTCTTGGGGTGGCACAGACGCCAGTGACTCTGCCCCAGGGCTGTCTGTGATGTTTTCACAACCCTGAAAAAATGTCTGGTCCTCAGCCCTATTGATGGAGGAAATTTCCAGTAGGACTCTGAGCAAATGCTTCTAGAAGTGGGTGCCCAGTTGACGCCTATGGAAATGGATGTCTTCTGCTTTTCCTCAGTAATAAAGTCACTGGTTAGCAGTCtagggagacaaaaaaaaaaaagaaacaaatgggtttcatttttttccacccTTCCATCTCCCCTACATCCCAATATTGGACACCATTGCCTGACTCATTCAATATTTCATAAAACTGTCTGGTCAGAAATGaccatagggcttccttggtggtccagtggctaagaatctgctgccaatgcagttTGCCAGGCAATCATAcctgacatgggtttgattcctcatATGGGAAGACCCCGCCTGCCTCTAAGCCTGTGCATCAGAACTCTTGAGCCTGAGAGGGGCAACTACTGAACCCGAGCTGTagactcccagctctgccatgggagaagccaccacaatgagaagcccatacccCTCACCTAGACAGTAGTCCCCACTAGctacgactagagaaagccctcacagtaAAGAAGACTCAGCCCAgccaaaatgaatgaattaaaaaacttaaaactaataataatcatatatgtagtttttaaatGGCCATAGGGTGCTGCTCAAAAATGCTTGAAAACGAGCCACCTCACAGCAACATGTGTGGAATCATTCTTCTCCCCTTGCAGAAGAGCTCAATTAAACATGGGGTTAGAGTAAGATCTCCTGTCACAAGGTCTCCCAGCTAATGTAGGATGAACAGAAAGCAAGACCTTTCTGAAACCCACCAGTGTGTCCTGATTACTAGGCATCCTCCTTGGACGTGCCCACTCATCGCTTACCccttccagttctcttgccttcAGCCTCCTCAGGTCAGGcactggttctcaaagtgtgactAGAGCTGAAATGTCTGTATTTATAGAGAGTTGGGTGAAACTCCAGGGGTTTCCGGCCATAACCTCATCATCCCAGTGATTGGATAAAGGGCATGGAAGGAACCACTTTGGATAATCTGGGTAGATTCCACAGCCTGTGGAGATTGCAACAGGAAGAACCATTAAAAAGGCCAACATATTGGTTTGGCAGTAAACTTTctctaatgtattttatttactttagacTTCATGGATGGCATTTCTTGGGGAAACAGATTGATTTTCCTGATCTAATGaagttttttctctctgcttggaGACTGTGAGGCAGTCCAATAATTGTAATCCGACGGTGGTAATCAAATTGCGTTACttaatcttgtttcttttcttctgaaataagTCATGAAAGACTCTTGTCTAAAATCAGCTGATGAGATCTACTGTCAGAAACCATTTCAGAGAGTCATCACAGAAACCAGAGGTTGTACACCAGTagggaaaaagaggagaaggcaatggcaccccagtccagtgctcttgccaggaaaatcccatggatggagaagcctgatgggctacagcccatggggtcactaagagccggacacgactgagcgacttcactttcacatttccctttcatgcattggagaaggaaatggcaacccactccagtgttcttgcctggagaatcccagggacaggggagcctggtgagctgccatctatggggtcccacaatgtcggacatgactggaatgacttagcagcagttagcagCAACAGGGGAAAAGAATGACACTTATCAATTTAACAAGCCTTCCTTTTCTAAATACCTAAGGAAGCAGTATCCAAACTAGTACaaagggaacatatctcaacataataatggCCACATAGACAAAACCATGGCTATCACCCACCTGTAGCAAAGTCTTAGAAGAGAAAACACACAGGTCTTTCATagaaatgtgtttgtttatttgaaatttaaattacacTGGTGATCCTGTATTTAAACTagccatcctgctgctgctgctgctgctaagttgcttcagtcgtgtccgactctgtgtagccccatagatggcagcccaccaggctcccccatccctgggactctccaggcaaaaacactggagtgggttgtcattttcttctccaatgcatgaaagtaaaaagtgaaagggaagtcgctcagtcgtgtctgactcttggtgacgccatggactgtagcccaccaggcccctccatccatgggattttccaggcaagagtactggagtggagtgccattgccttctctggccgtCCTGCTAGGAGTATCCTATTTTACAAGGAAATCACACCTGACAAGAAGGCAATCAGCAGTAGCCTCACTCTGATGATGAGGTACTGATAAGCGGTGAGACACAGCTTCATTGGAAGAACAAGAACAACACAAAGcgaaaaaatgtaagaaaaccaGAGtctaggcaaaacactctctgaaatacatcacagcaggatcctctatgacccacctcccagaatatcagaaataaaagcaaaaataaacaaatgggacctaattaaccttaaaagcttctgcacatcaaaggaaactattagcaaggtgaaaaggcagccttcagaatgggagaaaataatagcaaatgaagcaactgacaaacaactagtctcaaaaatagacaagcaactcctccagctcaactccagaaaaataaatgacccaatcaaaaaatgggccaaagaactaaatagacatttctccaaagaagacatacagatggctaacaaacacatgaaaagatgctcaacatcactcattatcagagaaatgcaaatcaagaccactatgaggtaccatttcacaccagtcagaatggatgtgatccaaaagtctacagataataaatgttggagagggtgtggaagacagggaaccctcttacactgttggtgggaatgcaaactagtacagccactatggagaacagtgtggagattccttaaaactctggaaatagaactgccttatgatccagcaatcccactgctgggcatacacactgaggaaaccagaagggaaagagacacgtgtaccccaatgttcatcgcagcactgtttataatagccaggacatggaagcaacctagatgtccatcagcagatgaa
The nucleotide sequence above comes from Bos indicus x Bos taurus breed Angus x Brahman F1 hybrid chromosome 18, Bos_hybrid_MaternalHap_v2.0, whole genome shotgun sequence. Encoded proteins:
- the LOC113875797 gene encoding zinc finger and SCAN domain-containing protein 5B-like, with product MKLCLTAYQYLIIRGCENITDSPGAESLASVPPQDTLMENSDCDQENWHVRFRTFSSSEECNPVEDLRRLRELCQLWLRPDLHTKEQMMDRLVLEQFMICMPLECQVLLKESGVQSCKDLEDVLKNKQKPKTWTIVCIQGQKYLVRDPNIEMVEAKASDMDDERDLCRGPQPSSRVIPPEDGQEGSQELQNLPGAMNLSREQDERALPPETVPERGELEGQTPRENLEEDLLEVRGETKTLQSEAPQLLKGPEGDVSTTRGSRRGPLKNRRHMKRKRDSSPTCQDVRQEAAMCLDQGEFSGQLGSHSVGSSGTVGPTSLPEGAETPGRAPSECRMCKKSFPYQSQLILHQRTHTGERPFQCDICAKGFVQPSDLQVHERIHTGEKPYSCDLCLKKFTQDSTLRAHKRTHTQEKPFRCEHCDRAFSHRGNLKVHRRIHSGLKPYVCPECHGAFRHLGTFKRHRKIHSK